A window of Solanum stenotomum isolate F172 chromosome 3, ASM1918654v1, whole genome shotgun sequence contains these coding sequences:
- the LOC125860821 gene encoding uncharacterized protein LOC125860821, with product MSDPYERVTGGRLMFKGGAVASRSKAIDKKKKKKKNKSAEDVVSDEPLTGDAALAATEQQADAPEDMFTIDAAKRRKYDDLFPVEAKKFGYDPNAKAKSVEDALDDRVKKKADRYCK from the coding sequence ATGTCGGACCCATACGAGAGAGTGACCGGAGGTCGGTTGATGTTCAAAGGAGGCGCAGTAGCCAGCCGCAGCAAAGCAAtcgataagaagaagaagaaaaagaagaacaagtctgCCGAAGACGTCGTTTCCGATGAGCCTTTAACCGGTGACGCCGCCCTTGCCGCTACTGAGCAACAAGCTGACGCTCCTGAGGATATGTTTACGATTGACGCCGCTAAGCGGAGGAAATACGATGATTTGTTCCCCGTTGAAGCCAAGAAATTCGGGTACGACCCGAATGCTAAAGCCAAGTCCGTAGAAGATGCCCTTGATGACCGGGTCAAGAAGAAAGCAGACCGTTACTGTAAATGA
- the LOC125858697 gene encoding uncharacterized protein LOC125858697, with protein MVESYPRYLSLLMLETVCLYSDEPLRDTEGPRGYLTNVGGEGVDVDLGVEGEAVNLGGEGEAVNLSGEGEAVNLGGEGVDVNIGEEGVDDNLGRDGVDDNLGGEGESDFLSSDSDLYIPSEDVGEAGGIDRDFEDIGKNKTDKYAEKLGGDEDYIDSSDCWSDEQLDVDVVRGVDIPTRRRSKKSANQFRKAVVDYAVEYRRQIKLRPNEKHRVRVKCKNANCKWLLYASIHRDSGDFIMKNYHPVHKCIPLNRNKLCNSKLIARKFKDRIVSQPYIRIWEIQDLVRKTLGLYVGKTLCYRAKQRIMKENMGDWKVEFARLCDYADMIKQTNPGSSCWVKIDKETEPGKNLFVYFYVCFHAFKQGWLEGCRNIIGFDGCFLKGACKGELLVAVGKNGNNQMYPIAWAVVDTETKHSWSWFIRYLIADLNLGTGEGLTVMSDMQKGLIPVLSELLPNAEKRMCARHIWSNWHVNWKGEERRKQFWRCSKASFEVKFGEEVHAMSKLGKKEIAEDLLHYDPRNWSRAFFQTNSKCDVVENNMCETFNSWILAARHKSIITMLEDIRHKMMNRHIDMIKFAETWISDIAPMTRAILERNKEYSNNCNVQWNGLNGFEISEGEYSFVVDLEKKHCDCRLWMLRGIPCPHAICAYYYLNQDPDQHVEHWYKKETFLKAYIHFIQPIPNMRMWPKTTNPSIEPPKPRKMPGRPGKKRRKSKDEPKKWGKLSRKGVKMTCTICKKTGHNKDVCARVSNTSYSHL; from the exons ATGGTGGAATCTTATCCGAGATAtctgtccctacttatgttggAAACTGTGTGTTTGTACTCAG ATGAACCCTTACGTGACACTGAGGGACCTAGAGGCTATCTAACTAATGTTGGTGGTGAAGGTGTTGATGTTGACCTTGGTGTAGAGGGTGAGGCTGTTAACTTAGGTGGAGAAGGTGAGGCTGTTAACCTAAGTGGAGAAGGTGAGGCTGTTAACCTTGGTGGTGAGGGTGTTGATGTTAACATTGGTGAAGAGGGTGTGGATGATAACCTAGGTAGAGATGGTGTGGATGATAACCTAGGTGGAGAAGGTGAATCTGATTTCTTGAGTAGTGATTCAGATCTATATATACCTTCAGAAGATG TTGGAGAGGCTGGTGGTATAGATAGAGACTTTGAGgatattggaaaaaataaaactgaCAAATATGCAGAAAAATTAGGTGGAGATGAGGATTATATTGATAGCTCAGACTGTTGGAGTGATGAACAACTAGATGTGGATGTTGTTAGGGGAGTAGATATACCTACTAGAAGGAGAAGCAAAAAAA GTGCAAATCAGTTCAGGAAAGCAGTGGTAGATTATGCTGTAGAGTACAGGAGGCAGATAAAGTTAAGACCTAATGAAAAACATAGAGTGAGGGTGAAGTGCAAAAATGCTAACTGTAAGTGGTTGTTATATGCTTCCATTCACAGGGACTCAGGTGATTTCATTATGAAGAACTATCATCCTGTTCACAAGTGTATTCCATTAAACAGGAACAAGTTGTGTAATTCAAAGTTAATTGCTAGAAAGTTTAAGGATAGAATTGTATCTCAACCATACATAAGGATTTGGGAAATTCAAGATTTGGTTAGAAAGACATTGGGTCTTTATGTTGGTAAGACTCTTTGTTACAGGGCTAAACAGAggattatgaaggaaaacatggGTGATTGGAAAGTGGAATTTGCCAGATTATGTGACTATGCAGATATGATCAAACAAACCAATCCTGGAAGCTCTTGTTGGGTAAAAATTGATAAGGAAACTGAACCAGGAAAGAAcctttttgtgtatttttatgTGTGCTTTCATGCATTTAAGCAAGGATGGTTGGAGGGGTGTAGGAATATAATTGGATTTGATGGTTGTTTTCTTAAGGGAGCTTGTAAAGGTGAGCTATTAGTTGCTGTTGGAAAGAATGGGAACAATCAAATGTATCCCATTGCCTGGGCAGTTGTGGATACAGAAACAAAACATAGTTGGAGCTGGTTCATAAGGTATTTAATTGCTGATCTAAACTTGGGAACTGGTGAAGGTTTGACTGTAATGTCAGATATGCAAAAG GGACTTATTCCTGTCTTGTCAGAGTTGTTACCAAATGCTGAGAAAAGGATGTGTGCTAGACATATATGGAGTAACTGGCATGTGAACtggaaaggagaagaaagaaggaaacaGTTTTGGAGATGCTCAAAGGCCTCATTTGAAGTCAAGTTTGGAGAAGAAGTTCATGCAATGTCCAAGCTAGGTAAGAAGGAAATAGCAGAGGACTTGCTACATTATGATCCCAGAAATTGGTCTAGGGCCTTTTTCCAAACTAACTCCAAGTGTGATGTTGTAGAAAATAACATGTGTGAGACTTTCAATTCTTGGATCTTAGCTGCTAGACATAAATCAATTATTACCATGTTAGAGGATATTAGGCATAAAATGATGAACAGACATATAGACATGATCAAATTTGCTGAAACATGGATATCAGACATTGCACCTATGACAAGGGCAATACTAGAAAGAAACAAGGAGTATTCAAATAATTGTAATGTTCAATGGAATGGGTTGAATGGTTTTGAGATTAGTGAGGGGGAATATTCATTTGTTGTTGACTTGGAGAAGAAACATTGTGACTGTAGGTTGTGGATGTTGAGAGGTATTCCTTGCCCTCATGCTATTTGTGCTTATTATTACTTGAATCAAGATCCTGATCAACATGTAGAGCATTGGTATAAGAAGGAAACATTTCTCAAGGCTTACATCCATTTTATCCAACCTATTCCCAATATGAGGATGTGGCCTAAAACTACAAATCCATCAATAGAGCCTCCAAAACCAAGAAAAATGCCAGGCAGACCTGgcaagaagagaagaaagagtaaGGATGAGCCAAAAAAATGGGGGAAACTTTCAAGAAAAGGAGTAAAGATGACATGTACCATATGCAAGAAAACTGGTCATAACAAAGATGTGTGTGCAAGAGTAAGTAATACTTCATATTCACATTTGTAA
- the LOC125858698 gene encoding LOW QUALITY PROTEIN: putative receptor-like protein kinase At3g47110 (The sequence of the model RefSeq protein was modified relative to this genomic sequence to represent the inferred CDS: inserted 1 base in 1 codon; deleted 4 bases in 2 codons), whose amino-acid sequence MEIFSMSFNSHTLLATHAVFLFSSTLKYAAAATILGNETDELALLEFKSQITEDPSRVFASWNQSVHLCQWTGVKCGLTQERVISLNLKGLSPAGTISDXLSLLNSLDLAENSFHDEIPQQLSRLSRHQNLNLSFNYLTGEIPVNLSHCVNLKSLVLDHNTLVGQIPYQVGSLTKLVRLYLRNNNLTGIFPVSIGNLTYLEELYLSYNSLEGEVPASFARLTKLRLLGLSSSLANASKLLQLDFPVNKFTGNIPKGFDNLRNLLWLNVGSNHLGYGKNDDLDFVNSLTNCSSLQMLHFGDNQFVGTLSHSTVNLSSQLQCLLFFGNRIGGSIPREISNLVNLNLLDMSNNNLSGSIPDSIGRLANLGSLDLRNNLLTGVIPSSIGNLTELVYLYLGFNRLEGNIPLRLTLGNCNQLLRLDISENNLTGSIPQQLIALSSLTKVYAYYNSLTGTLPVHIGNWSHLTYLDFSFNNFSGMIPRSLGKCFVPGGDLYKGELPLGTIPDLEDLQDLQSLDLSLNNLSGPIPHFIANLTSLLYLNLSFNNLEGEVPITGIFSNLSTDGFVGNSKLCGGIQELHLRPCVYQETQKTQKKDVLSLKLILTIVFAASFSILALLIVFLCWRRNLKYQPEPEVRSESARFYPNISYEELRIATGGFSSENLIGSGSSGTVYKGTFASNGMVVAVKVLNLLHQGASKSFIAECQALRNIRHRNLVKVISACSSSDFKGNEFKALVFRFMPKGNLDEWLHPEREIQKSNLTILQRMNIIIDVASALHYLHHQCQTPMIHCDIKPQNILLDEDLTAHLGDYGLVRLVPGFSSGSELHQFSSLGVMGTIGYAAPEYGMGSKVSILGDVYSFGILILEIFTGRRPTDTLFQASSSLHHFVETALPEKVMEILEKKAFHGEMTSISTNGEEYWGNIKKEQMECLVGILEIGVACSAESPRDRLTMRQVYSKLTLIREKFLGAEDV is encoded by the exons ATGGAAATTTTCTCAATGAGTTTTAATTCCCACACCTTACTGGCAACCCATGCTGTGTTTCTATTCTCATCTACTCTCAAATATGCTGCAGCAGCTACT ATACTTGGAAACGAAACTGACGAACTAGCCTTACTTGAATTCAAGTCCCAAATAACTGAGGATCCATCAAGAGTTTTCGCCTCTTGGAACCAATCTGTTCATTTATGTCAGTGGACTGGAGTAAAATGTGGCCTGACACAGGAAAGGGTCATCAGTTTGAATCTAAAAGGGCTGAGTCCGGCAGGTACAATCTCAG ATCTTTCTTTGCTCAATTCTCTTGACCTGGCAGAAAATTCATTCCATGACGAAATTCCTCAACAACTCAGCAGGCTGTCAAGGCATCAAAACCTGAATTTGAGTTTTAACTATCTAACAGGGGAAATTCCAGTTAATCTATCACATTGTGTTAACCTCAAGAGCCTTGTGCTGGACCACAACACTCTTGTGGGACAGATTCCTTACCAAGTTGGATCTTTAACAAAGTTAGTGAGATTGTATCTCAGAAATAACAACCTGACAGGAATCTTTCCAGTGTCTATTGGAAATCTTACATATTTAGAAGAGTTGTATTTATCGTACAACAGTCTAGAGGGAGAAGTGCCAGCTTCTTTTGCTCGATTGACCAAGTTGAGACTGCTTGGATTGT CATCCTCTTTGGCCAATGCTTCAAAATTGCTACAGCTTGATTTCCCTGTAAACAAATTCACTGGAAATATACCAAAGGGTTTTGATAACTTGCGGAATTTGTTGTGGCTCAATGTTGGGAGTAACCATCTTGGATACGGTAAGAATGACGACCTTGACTTTGTAAATTCTCTTACCAACTGCAGCAGTCTACAAATGCTCCATTTTGGAGACAACCAGTTTGTAGGTACATTATCTCATTCAACAGTCAACCTTTCTAGTCAGTTACAATGCCTACTCTTCTTCGGGAACAGAATTGGTGGAAGCATACCCAGAGAGATCTCAAACCTGGTGAATTTGAATCTACTCGACATGAGCAACAATAATCTTTCAGGTAGCATTCCAGATTCTATTGGAAGACTTGCAAACTTGGGAAGTCTTGACTTGCGTAACAACCTCTTGACAGGGGTAATCCCTTCTTCAATAGGCAACCTCACTGAACTCGTCTATCTTTATTTAGGATTTAACAGGTTAGAGGGTAACATACCTTTAAGG TTAACCTTGGGAAATTGTAACCAACTTCTAAGATTGGACATTTCTGAAAACAACCTGACTGGATCTATACCACAACAACTTATTGCTCTCTCATCCCTCACAAAAGTTTATGCATATTATAACTCTTTGACTGGCACGTTACCAGTGCATATTGGGAACTGGAGTCATCTTACTTATCtagatttttctttcaacaattTTTCGGGTATGATTCCACGATCTCTGGGAAAATGCTTTGTCCCTGGGGGAGATCTATATAAAGGGGAACTCCCTCTAGGGACCATTCCCGATTTAGAAGATTTGCAGGATCTCCAGTCCTTGGATCTTTCCCTCAATAACCTATCAGGGCCAATCCCTCACTTCATTGCAAATCTTACTTCCTTACTCTACTTAAACTTATCTTTTAACAATCTAGAGGGTGAGGTTCCTATCACCggaatattttcaaatttgagtaCAGATGGATTTGTCGGTAATTCCAAGCTTTGTGGTGGGATTCAGGAGCTACATTTACGACCCTGTGTTTATCAAGAAACTCAGAAGACACAGAAGAAGGATGTACTTTCCCTAAAGTTAATTTTGACAATTGTTTTTGCTGCTTCATTTTCAATCCTGGCCTTGTTAATAGTTTTCCTTTGTTggagaagaaatttgaaatatcaACCAGAACCAGAAGTTAGGTCAGAATCTGCACGTTTCTACCCCAATATTTCTTATGAAGAGCTCCGCATTGCAACTGGTGGATTTTCTTCTGAAAATCTTATTGGCTCTGGCAGTTCCGGAACTGTTTACAAGGGAACTTTTGCCTCTAATGGAATGGTCGTTGCTGTCAAGGTACTCAATCTACTGCATCAAGGTGCTTCAAAAAGCTTCATAGCAGAATGCCAAGCATTGAGAAACATTAGGCACCGGAACCTTGTCAAGGTCATCAGTGCATGCTCAAGTTCTGATTTCAAGGGAAATGAGTTTAAAGCTTTAGTCTTTCGGTTCATGCCAAAAGGGAACTTGGATGAATGGCTACATCCGGAAAGGGAGATACAGAAGAGTAATTTGACCATACTTCAGAGAATGAATATCATAATAGATGTGGCCTCTGCACTTCATTATCTTCACCATCAGTGCCAAACACCCATGATTCACTGTGATATCAAACCACAGAACATTCTTCTTGATGAAGATCTAACAGCTCATCTGGGCGACTATGGTTTGGTGAGACTCGTTCCTGGATTCAGTAGTGGATCGGAACTACATCAGTTTAGTTCACTTGGAGTTATGGGAACCATTGGCTATGCAGCTCCAG AATACGGCATGGGTAGCAAGGTTTCCATTTTAGGAGATGTGTACAGTTTTGGGATTCTCATATTGGAGATATTCACTGGAAGAAGACCCACAGACACTTTGTTTCAAGCAAGCTCTAGTCTCCACCACTTTGTGGAAACAGCATTGCCTGAGAAAGTTATGGAGATTCTAGAAAAAAAGGCTTTTCATGGTGAGATGACAAGTATATCAACCAATGGAGAAGAATACTGGGGGAACATCAAGAAAGAACAGATGGAATGCTTGGTTGGCATACTTGAGATTGGTGTTGCATGTTCAGCTGAATCCCCAAGAGACAGATTGACCATGAGACAAGTTTACAGTAAGTTGACACTAATAAGAGAAAAATTTCTAGGAGCAGAAGACGTATGA